The following coding sequences are from one Streptomyces sp. NBC_01485 window:
- a CDS encoding ADP-ribosylglycohydrolase family protein — protein MTIDYSPGGRLERALASLRGLAVGDALGSQFFVPVNYPLLQRRELPPGPWQWTDDTEMACSVVAVLAAHHRIDQDALAHAFAEHHDFDRGYGPAVNRLLRLVREGADWRELSAALFNGQGSWGNGAAMRIAPLGAWYADDPEQATHQAEISAYPTHQHREAVVGAMAVAAAAALAGAPEGPPSAEALLDGVIALVPKSAVGAGLRRARDMLDYADAATVAAVLGCGRRTSAHDTVPFAVWSAARALGDYEAAFWTTAQVGGDVDTTCAIVGGVLASGKAGTPPAAWARQVEALPGWVPASV, from the coding sequence ATGACCATTGACTACTCTCCCGGCGGGCGCCTGGAGCGCGCCCTGGCCAGTCTGCGCGGCCTCGCCGTGGGTGACGCGCTGGGCTCCCAGTTCTTCGTGCCGGTGAACTATCCCCTGCTGCAGCGCCGCGAGCTGCCGCCCGGCCCTTGGCAGTGGACCGACGACACCGAGATGGCCTGCTCCGTTGTTGCCGTCCTCGCCGCCCACCACCGCATCGATCAGGACGCCCTGGCCCACGCCTTCGCAGAGCACCACGACTTCGACCGCGGGTACGGTCCGGCGGTCAACCGGCTGCTGAGGCTGGTCAGGGAGGGCGCCGACTGGCGCGAACTGTCGGCCGCCCTGTTCAACGGGCAGGGGTCCTGGGGCAACGGCGCCGCGATGCGGATCGCCCCGTTGGGCGCCTGGTACGCGGACGACCCCGAGCAGGCGACCCACCAGGCGGAGATCTCCGCCTACCCCACGCACCAGCACCGGGAGGCCGTGGTCGGGGCCATGGCCGTCGCTGCGGCCGCCGCGCTCGCCGGTGCCCCCGAAGGCCCGCCGAGCGCCGAGGCGCTTCTGGACGGCGTCATCGCACTCGTCCCGAAGAGCGCCGTCGGCGCCGGCCTGCGGCGCGCCAGGGACATGCTCGACTACGCCGACGCGGCCACCGTCGCCGCCGTGCTGGGCTGCGGGAGGCGTACGTCGGCCCATGACACCGTCCCCTTCGCGGTCTGGTCGGCGGCTCGCGCCCTTGGTGACTACGAGGCGGCGTTCTGGACGACCGCGCAGGTCGGTGGGGACGTGGACACCACCTGCGCCATCGTGGGCGGCGTGCTGGCGTCCGGCAAGGCCGGGACGCCTCCAGCGGCGTGGGCGCGGCAGGTGGAGGCGCTGCCGGGGTGGGTGCCCGCGTCCGTGTGA
- a CDS encoding ribonuclease HII, which produces MPYEPPTHTVERSLRATTGAKVIAGVDEVGRGAWAGPVTVCAAVTGLRRPPVGLTDSKLLTVKRRTALAEELLKWVTSYALGHASPEEIDDLGMTAALRLAAVRALEALPIRPDAVILDGKHDYLGAPWQVRTVIKGDQSCVAVAAASVIAKVQRDRMMAELGIDHADFGFADNAGYPAPVHKAALEERGPTPYHRLSWAYLDALPQWRHLKKARSWANGSAPEIEGQLGFDF; this is translated from the coding sequence ATGCCGTACGAACCACCCACACACACTGTCGAGCGCTCCCTCCGCGCCACGACCGGAGCGAAGGTCATCGCCGGTGTCGACGAGGTGGGCCGCGGTGCGTGGGCCGGCCCCGTCACCGTCTGCGCGGCGGTCACCGGACTCCGCCGACCGCCCGTAGGCCTCACGGACTCCAAGCTGCTCACCGTCAAGCGCCGCACCGCGCTCGCCGAGGAACTGCTGAAGTGGGTGACGTCGTACGCCCTGGGGCACGCCTCCCCGGAGGAGATCGACGATCTGGGGATGACCGCCGCGCTGCGCCTCGCCGCCGTGCGGGCCCTGGAGGCTCTCCCGATCCGTCCCGACGCGGTGATCCTCGACGGGAAGCACGACTACCTCGGTGCCCCGTGGCAGGTCCGCACGGTGATCAAGGGCGACCAGTCGTGCGTGGCGGTCGCGGCGGCCTCGGTCATCGCCAAGGTCCAGCGAGACAGAATGATGGCCGAACTGGGTATCGACCATGCAGACTTCGGCTTTGCGGACAATGCCGGGTATCCGGCGCCCGTCCACAAGGCCGCACTGGAGGAGCGGGGCCCCACCCCGTACCACCGGTTGTCGTGGGCGTATCTTGATGCGCTGCCCCAGTGGCGGCACCTCAAGAAGGCCCGCAGCTGGGCGAACGGAAGCGCTCCGGAGATCGAAGGCCAGCTCGGCTTCGACTTCTGA
- a CDS encoding TetR/AcrR family transcriptional regulator translates to MVTSRWTAAPAQATSPRRRGAVLERAILDAALDQLGTVGWNGLTMEGVAAGAQTGKAAVYRRWPSKEDLVADALRAGLPRLDAAPDLGSVREDLVALCREARDAMFSRPGSALRSVIHECDPARAERFQALILEGVVEPTVRLLHEVISRGIDRGEVRPDAANGYVFDAIPAMMMYRSKVCACEWNDRDLDEMIDQLMLPLLRPVAP, encoded by the coding sequence ATGGTTACTTCGCGCTGGACGGCCGCCCCCGCTCAGGCGACCTCCCCCCGCCGGCGCGGCGCCGTGCTCGAACGTGCGATTCTCGATGCCGCGCTGGATCAGTTGGGCACCGTCGGCTGGAACGGACTCACCATGGAAGGCGTCGCGGCCGGCGCCCAGACCGGCAAGGCGGCCGTCTACCGCCGCTGGCCCTCCAAGGAGGACCTTGTCGCGGACGCCTTGCGGGCCGGGCTGCCCCGGCTGGACGCCGCCCCCGATCTGGGGAGCGTGCGCGAGGACCTGGTGGCGCTGTGTCGCGAGGCGCGTGACGCGATGTTCTCCCGGCCCGGCTCCGCACTGCGCTCGGTGATTCACGAATGCGATCCAGCTCGGGCGGAGCGCTTCCAGGCCCTGATCCTCGAGGGCGTGGTGGAGCCGACCGTCAGGCTCCTTCATGAGGTCATCAGTCGAGGAATCGACAGGGGTGAGGTGCGGCCGGACGCGGCCAACGGATACGTCTTCGACGCCATTCCGGCCATGATGATGTATCGATCCAAGGTGTGCGCATGCGAATGGAATGATCGTGATCTCGATGAGATGATCGACCAGCTCATGCTGCCGCTGCTCCGACCGGTCGCGCCCTGA
- a CDS encoding DUF4192 domain-containing protein, with the protein MYDGNAEYGASPAAHQVTLRTPGELADALPYLLGYRPEDSIVLVALHDLGGRGRFGGRARLGLPANPDDWGAVARQLAQGLVKGSERRGDRPAQMVAYLCQDPAKGETGRQVMERLQSLAHQLRLECGNLDIPVIEALCISDGRFWSYCCGGKGCCPVEGVPMGLPGTSVLAAAATYAGIQVRGTLRELRARLLPLETGAAVEQEIALDTAGMALVPRILDEASRSAVAQETLELAGRVMRRFAEAPVVAGVLLADHRDDELLGFDEAAALILGLQDRVTRDRAAEWMEGDEAAPALRLWRALARRCVGPYSEHAAALLTLAGWVAWSSGDELEAREALAMALGADPGYLFARLLHQACNEGLDPESVRRCLRTEREGRGRRTAAQSPGRPAPAEGSKGAEGKEAEGEEDAEGAAEGAEDRGGTKAPASASEAKDANRPGEVTERTSDSGPHGPAACAEEGEEGQEPERRASGKNALRSRTPRTHTTRPVAPSRGVSRPRSVGKASTRRRGNCAEGAQSDGDDPTGQA; encoded by the coding sequence ATGTACGACGGGAACGCCGAGTACGGCGCAAGCCCCGCCGCGCACCAGGTGACCCTGCGTACCCCGGGTGAACTGGCCGACGCGTTGCCCTACTTGCTGGGGTACCGGCCGGAGGACAGCATCGTCCTGGTCGCCCTGCACGACCTGGGCGGACGGGGCCGCTTCGGCGGCCGGGCCCGGCTCGGCCTTCCCGCGAACCCGGACGACTGGGGAGCCGTCGCCCGGCAGCTGGCGCAGGGCCTCGTGAAGGGCAGCGAACGCCGGGGCGACCGTCCGGCGCAGATGGTCGCCTACCTCTGCCAGGATCCGGCGAAGGGCGAGACGGGCCGTCAGGTCATGGAACGGCTCCAGTCACTGGCCCACCAACTCCGTCTCGAATGCGGCAACCTCGACATCCCTGTGATCGAGGCGCTCTGTATCTCCGACGGCCGTTTCTGGTCGTACTGCTGCGGAGGCAAGGGCTGCTGCCCTGTCGAGGGCGTCCCGATGGGCCTGCCCGGCACCTCCGTGCTGGCGGCGGCCGCGACCTACGCGGGGATCCAGGTCCGAGGGACCCTGCGCGAACTGCGGGCCCGGCTGCTGCCTCTGGAGACCGGCGCCGCAGTGGAGCAGGAAATCGCCCTGGACACCGCCGGTATGGCGCTCGTCCCGAGGATCCTCGACGAGGCGAGCCGCTCGGCGGTGGCCCAGGAGACGCTGGAACTGGCCGGACGGGTCATGCGACGCTTCGCCGAGGCGCCCGTCGTAGCCGGTGTCCTCCTGGCGGACCACCGAGACGACGAACTGCTCGGATTCGACGAGGCCGCGGCTCTGATCCTCGGCCTTCAGGACCGGGTGACACGCGACCGGGCGGCGGAGTGGATGGAGGGCGACGAGGCCGCTCCCGCCCTGCGTCTGTGGCGGGCACTGGCACGCCGCTGCGTCGGGCCCTACAGCGAACACGCGGCGGCGCTCCTCACCCTCGCCGGCTGGGTCGCCTGGTCCAGCGGCGACGAACTCGAGGCGAGGGAGGCCCTTGCCATGGCCCTGGGCGCGGACCCCGGATATCTCTTCGCCCGCCTCCTCCACCAGGCTTGCAACGAGGGCCTCGACCCCGAGTCCGTACGACGCTGCCTGCGTACCGAGCGCGAGGGACGCGGCCGGCGCACAGCAGCGCAGAGTCCGGGCAGGCCGGCGCCGGCCGAGGGCTCCAAGGGCGCGGAGGGTAAAGAAGCGGAGGGTGAAGAAGATGCGGAAGGTGCGGCGGAAGGTGCGGAGGACAGGGGCGGGACGAAGGCCCCCGCAAGCGCCAGCGAAGCCAAAGACGCGAACCGCCCCGGTGAGGTGACGGAACGTACCTCGGACTCAGGCCCGCACGGCCCAGCCGCATGCGCAGAAGAAGGAGAAGAAGGACAGGAACCGGAACGCCGAGCATCGGGAAAGAATGCCCT
- a CDS encoding MFS transporter — MTTSQLTQNQKPGAARREGHPGIALTVIAACQLMVVLDATIVNIALPHIQDALKFSTTDLTWVVSAYTLTFGGLLLLGARAGDILGRRRVFMAGILLFTFASLLGGLAQEPWQLLAARALQGMGGAIASPTSLALITTTFPEGPERNRAFGVFAAVSAGGGAIGLLAGGMLTEWLDWRWVLFVNVPIGILIAALAPLYISESERHPGRFDIAGALTSTTGMASLVYAFIRAAEEGWRDSLTLGAFGASLVLLIAFVFTEMRAKEPITPLKMFADRNRSGTYVIMLSLAAAMFGMFFYIVLFVQNVLGYSPIKAGLAFLPVTVAIATGAGLSQRFLPDLGPKPFMLTGSTLVVIGLTWQAFITPDSSYVGGVLGPMLVFGLGMGLNFVTVTVTAVSGVAPHEAGAASGLLNATQQVGGSLGLSILTTVFGSASKNEAEKQLPKFLADGSAEQKAEFTRTHQLPAPWGHDVLAHGISTAFVPAAAIAAIALLTAWLVIRVRKSDLEALSGTTASTVG; from the coding sequence GTGACAACCTCTCAATTGACCCAGAATCAGAAACCGGGCGCCGCCCGCCGGGAGGGGCATCCCGGCATCGCGCTCACCGTGATCGCGGCCTGCCAACTCATGGTGGTACTCGACGCGACGATTGTGAACATCGCGCTCCCGCACATTCAAGACGCGCTCAAGTTCAGTACCACCGACCTGACCTGGGTGGTCAGCGCCTACACGCTCACCTTCGGCGGCCTGCTGCTGCTCGGCGCCCGGGCCGGTGACATCCTCGGGCGGCGTCGGGTGTTCATGGCCGGCATCCTGCTCTTCACCTTCGCCTCGCTTCTGGGCGGACTGGCCCAGGAGCCCTGGCAGTTGCTGGCCGCACGCGCGCTGCAGGGCATGGGCGGCGCCATCGCGTCGCCCACCTCGCTGGCGCTCATCACCACCACGTTCCCCGAAGGGCCGGAGCGGAACCGGGCCTTCGGCGTCTTCGCCGCCGTCTCCGCGGGCGGTGGCGCCATCGGCCTGCTCGCGGGCGGCATGCTCACCGAGTGGCTCGACTGGCGCTGGGTGCTGTTCGTCAACGTGCCCATCGGGATACTCATCGCGGCCCTCGCGCCGCTGTACATCAGCGAGTCCGAGCGGCACCCAGGCCGCTTCGACATCGCCGGCGCGCTGACCTCGACGACCGGCATGGCCTCCCTGGTCTACGCGTTCATCCGCGCCGCGGAGGAAGGCTGGCGGGACAGTCTCACCCTCGGCGCCTTCGGCGCCTCTCTGGTCCTGCTGATCGCCTTCGTGTTCACGGAGATGCGGGCCAAGGAACCGATCACGCCGCTGAAAATGTTCGCCGACCGCAACCGCTCCGGTACGTACGTGATCATGCTGAGCCTCGCCGCGGCCATGTTCGGCATGTTCTTCTACATCGTCCTGTTCGTGCAGAACGTACTCGGCTACAGCCCGATCAAGGCCGGCCTCGCCTTCCTCCCCGTCACGGTCGCCATCGCGACGGGCGCGGGCCTGTCGCAGCGCTTCCTTCCGGACCTGGGCCCCAAGCCGTTCATGCTCACGGGGTCGACGCTGGTGGTCATCGGCCTCACCTGGCAGGCCTTCATCACCCCGGACAGTTCCTACGTCGGCGGGGTGCTCGGACCGATGCTGGTCTTCGGCCTCGGCATGGGCCTGAATTTCGTGACGGTGACGGTCACCGCGGTCTCGGGTGTCGCCCCGCACGAGGCGGGCGCCGCCTCCGGCCTGCTCAACGCCACGCAGCAGGTGGGCGGTTCGCTCGGGCTGTCCATCCTGACGACCGTCTTCGGCTCGGCCAGTAAGAACGAGGCGGAGAAACAACTGCCGAAGTTCCTCGCCGACGGTTCCGCGGAACAGAAGGCCGAGTTCACCAGGACGCACCAACTGCCCGCCCCTTGGGGGCACGACGTACTCGCCCACGGCATCTCGACGGCCTTTGTCCCGGCCGCCGCGATCGCCGCGATCGCCCTCCTGACAGCCTGGCTCGTGATCCGCGTCCGCAAGAGCGACCTGGAGGCGCTGTCCGGCACGACAGCTTCCACGGTCGGTTGA
- a CDS encoding RecQ family ATP-dependent DNA helicase, with the protein MEHTSNTDLRADADAVLARLVGGASGAARLREDQWRAIEALVADRRRALVVQRTGWGKSAVYFVATSLLRARGSGPTVIVSPLLALMRNQVEAAARAGIHARTINSSNSEEWETVQGEIAAGEVDVLLVSPERLNNPDFRDQVLPELSAATGLLVVDEAHCISDWGHDFRPDYRRLRTMLADLPPGVPVLATTATANARVTADVAEQLGTGGTSDALVLRGPLDRESLSLNVLRLPDAAHRMAWLADHLDQLPGSGIIYTLTVAAAEEVTAFLRQRGYVVASYTGRTENADRQQAEEDLQANKVKALVATSALGMGFDKPDLGFVVHLGSPSSPIAYYQQVGRAGRGVEHAEVLLLPGKEDEAIWEYFASLAFPSEDLVRRTLDVLARAERAVSLPALEPLVELRRSRLESMLKVLDVDGAVKRVKGGWLATGEPWTYETERYEWVARQRKAEQEAMRQYASTTACRMEFLQRQLDDEGAKPCGRCDNCAGARYAAETSTAALDAARVDLGRAGLEVEPRRMWPTGLPAIGMELKGRIPAGEQAAAGRALGRLSDIGWGNRLRPMFTAQASDGQIPDDVAKAVVGVLADWAKGPGGWASVAADATPRPVGVVTVASRTRPRLIHSLGARIAEVGRLPLLGSLEYAADASPVSRSNSAQRLKALHGLLEVPPALAAALAEAQGPVLLVDDYTETGWTLAVAARMLRRAGAQGVLPLVLAVQG; encoded by the coding sequence ATGGAGCACACGAGCAACACGGATCTCCGGGCCGACGCCGACGCCGTCCTCGCCCGCCTCGTCGGCGGTGCCTCAGGCGCGGCCCGGCTGCGCGAGGATCAGTGGCGGGCGATCGAGGCGCTGGTCGCCGACCGGCGCCGGGCTCTGGTGGTCCAGCGGACGGGATGGGGCAAGTCCGCGGTGTACTTCGTGGCGACCTCCCTGCTCCGAGCCCGTGGTTCCGGCCCCACGGTGATCGTCTCTCCGCTGCTCGCCCTGATGCGCAACCAGGTCGAGGCCGCGGCCCGGGCCGGTATCCACGCCCGGACCATCAACTCCTCGAACAGCGAGGAGTGGGAGACCGTGCAGGGCGAGATCGCGGCGGGCGAGGTCGACGTCCTGCTGGTCAGTCCCGAGCGGCTCAACAACCCGGACTTCCGCGACCAGGTACTGCCCGAGCTGTCCGCGGCGACCGGGCTGCTCGTGGTCGACGAGGCCCACTGCATCTCCGACTGGGGCCACGACTTCCGGCCGGACTACCGTCGGCTGCGGACCATGCTCGCGGATCTCCCGCCCGGCGTACCGGTGCTCGCGACGACCGCGACCGCCAACGCGCGCGTGACCGCCGACGTCGCCGAACAGCTCGGCACCGGCGGCACGTCGGACGCCCTGGTGCTGCGCGGCCCGCTGGACCGCGAGAGTCTCAGTCTGAACGTGCTGCGGCTGCCCGATGCCGCGCACCGGATGGCCTGGCTCGCCGACCACCTCGACCAACTGCCCGGCTCCGGAATCATCTACACGCTCACTGTGGCCGCCGCCGAGGAGGTCACCGCGTTCCTGCGGCAGCGCGGGTACGTCGTCGCCTCGTACACGGGTCGTACGGAGAACGCCGACCGACAGCAGGCCGAAGAGGATCTGCAGGCCAACAAGGTCAAGGCACTGGTCGCCACCTCCGCGCTCGGTATGGGCTTCGACAAGCCCGACCTCGGTTTCGTCGTACACCTCGGCTCGCCTTCCTCCCCCATCGCGTACTACCAGCAGGTGGGCCGCGCCGGACGCGGTGTCGAGCACGCGGAGGTGCTCCTGCTGCCCGGGAAGGAGGACGAGGCGATCTGGGAGTACTTCGCGTCGCTCGCCTTCCCGTCGGAGGACCTGGTGCGCCGGACGCTGGACGTCCTCGCGCGCGCGGAGCGGGCCGTGTCGCTGCCCGCCCTGGAGCCCCTGGTGGAGCTGCGCCGCTCCCGCCTGGAGAGCATGCTCAAGGTCCTCGACGTGGACGGGGCGGTGAAACGGGTCAAGGGCGGCTGGCTCGCGACCGGGGAGCCGTGGACGTACGAGACCGAGCGGTACGAGTGGGTCGCGCGGCAGCGCAAGGCCGAACAGGAGGCGATGCGGCAGTACGCGTCGACGACGGCCTGCCGGATGGAGTTCCTCCAGCGCCAGCTCGACGACGAGGGCGCTAAGCCCTGCGGACGCTGCGACAACTGCGCGGGGGCGCGCTATGCGGCCGAGACGTCCACGGCCGCGCTGGACGCCGCACGGGTGGATCTGGGCCGCGCGGGCCTCGAGGTGGAGCCCCGCCGGATGTGGCCGACCGGCCTGCCGGCGATCGGAATGGAGCTCAAGGGGCGCATTCCGGCCGGTGAACAGGCGGCGGCCGGGCGGGCGTTGGGACGTCTCTCGGACATCGGCTGGGGCAACCGGCTCCGCCCGATGTTCACCGCCCAGGCTTCCGACGGGCAGATTCCGGACGACGTGGCGAAGGCCGTGGTGGGTGTGCTGGCCGACTGGGCGAAGGGTCCCGGCGGTTGGGCCTCCGTAGCGGCGGACGCCACGCCGCGCCCGGTCGGCGTGGTCACCGTCGCCTCACGCACGCGACCGCGGCTGATCCACTCACTGGGCGCGCGCATCGCGGAGGTCGGCCGACTGCCGCTCCTGGGCTCCCTGGAGTACGCCGCCGACGCCTCACCGGTCTCTCGGAGCAACAGCGCCCAACGCCTCAAAGCACTGCACGGGCTGCTGGAGGTACCGCCCGCGCTCGCTGCCGCGCTGGCCGAGGCACAGGGCCCCGTTCTGCTAGTGGACGACTACACGGAGACCGGTTGGACCCTCGCGGTCGCGGCCCGGATGCTCCGCCGCGCGGGCGCACAGGGGGTGTTGCCTCTGGTTCTGGCCGTTCAGGGCTGA